The nucleotide sequence GCTTGTCTTATTATGAAGCTCTAGTGTGCCAAACTTACTGTCTGCCTTGTGGCATACAGGATCAGATGGTGAAGGTCAAAGACTCAGAAATAGACTGCTGAGAACTATGGAGATcttcacaaaaacaaaacctacagttccttgcatttttttttcaggatttctggTTTTATAATGGTTGCTACACTCAGGGAAGTGCCTTTCCCTTAAATAATCTGTTTTCAGTTATCCGACCTGTACACCAGACCCAATATGAAAACTTTGTCATAATCTTTGTTGACATAAAAATGGACATTGGCAGCAATACATTCAGCTTtattgtaaaattaaaaatttgaagaTCAAATTGTTTGAAGATGAGGAATCCATGTACTAAGGGATATCTGGTTTAATTTTCTCCAGTTAACAGACTGTTACAGCATTGAAAGTTAAAAAGTCAATGTGAACAAAGGGAATTAAATCTTGCTTGTTTTCAGTATGGGAAGCTTAGCTTAAGTTATTAGCTTAATAAGCTTCACTGTCACAGCTTCCTCTTTAAATGATCAGTTAAAGAACATACTGATATTATACTCCTTAGAGGATTCTGAAGCTTATCTCAAGGAACCATAGTTACTATAGTGTGTGTAACCATTTTTTTCACCTTGTTAGATCTGGGGTTGTGAGACGCTCAAATACTAGCCCAATGGGCTTCATGAAGATGGGCTCCTGTTCTCCGGTGCCAGCTGACACTGCACAGGGTGTTGGGCGCAGGTTATCCACAGGATCTTCTAGACCATATTCTCCTTCACCACTGGGTAAGCCCATAAATTCTTAGCTATTAGTAAAGGTTTATCTGGAACAGTAATTCAGCACACTTAATTCTTTCTTGAAATTATCTTAAACCAAAATCTGCCCAACTAGGTCACGtttgcagaaataatttctgttaaaTGACTTCCAGAAGTAAACTAGCtaggttttattttgctttaccttCATTTGTAGGTGAAGTATAAAGCCTAAATTCacgtttttattttgtttgcataGTTGGAACCATACCTGAGCAGCTTGGACATTGTTGTTGCGGACAACTTCAAGGACATGAGTCAAGGAGCAGAAACTTCTCAGGTGAGTGACTTTGGACAATGCAACCAATACTACTTTGATAGAGCTTCTACAGCATTTTgtgaagggggaggagaaccaACACTACATTAGTACGGGTTAATAGGAGACGCTGGGTAGGTGATGAGTTTCTGCAGGAACTTAGCGCGATTGTGGCTGTATCAAGACAGCTCTCCCTATAACTAATTCCCTACAACAAGAACAGAGCAACTGAAGTTTCTTTTTCTCAAGATGAAAAAGCAAGTCTGGAAATGCCTGTCTTTAGACAGGGATGGAAGCGAATGGATTACAGTGAATGGTAGTTACATGCTTCTTGGAATCTGGTTTTGATAGACCAGCTCTGTAGTGCCAGTCCtcagaaaagggaggaagaacTGCCAGTGTACAGTGTGTCAAACTGACTTGTACTTGTAACATACCACAGCACTGCTTTTATGGCTGTAAGGGTTTTGAGTGTTTCATTTCTTTATCTGTTTCCTGCATTCTTTTCCTACTTGactttatttcttaatttcaaaTGAATGCAGTGGTGTTTCTAGTTGTAAAATACCACAAATTGCAGCATGTCTGTTTCTCAGTGTTTAAATGGGCATGGGAACCTGTCTTTTGCTTCTGGGTGAAGTGAGGTCATCTGTACTAAGTTTTTCTGAGGACTGAAGATACCTGTTGTAATGTAGCTTCTGAACTAATTGAGCTGCTCTTGCTGCCAGTGGCAGCAAAGGACAAACTTCTAATTCAGAAGCCTCCCCTGTGATGACAATGACACTACAACAGTAACAAGTGAGATTTAAGACTGGTTTCTGAAGCGGCAGGTGAGGACTTTGAGTGCTATGAGACAGATGAGCAAAGGGGTTTCGAACAACCAAATTCTTGTCTGGGAAGTTAATGAGAAATAGGCTTGATCCCTCTGCTGGAGCTATCTTGGACAGCTCTTAAAAATCTTACCTGGTTAGTATGGTtcatttttagttttgctttttttaaaaaacaacaacaaaaacaaacaatgtGAGTGGAATTGTCACTTCAGTGTCAGTCCTTTGAGGTTACAAAGATAGGCATTTTATGTGGGAAGCTGTGGCCATAAAGCTGAAGTCTTATGTACTGTTTGTAACTCTGCACGGTTCCTCACCATGAGATATAAAAATATCATAAGGAAGAGACCATTTCATCAAATTTCAGGTTCCTTATTTTGAAAGAGGAAGGGCACCTTTGAGTAGGTGAGATGTTCGTAAAAGATGTTTCCCCAAAGCCCTCTGTTTAAAAGACTGCGTCTAGCTCTTCCATTTCCATTTGCTTTAGGAGAGACTTTGCAGTCATACTTAAGTGTGGACTTCTTTGTACATAGTAAGCTTTTGAAAAAGATTCAGTCTGACAGACTAAAAAGTAAATGACTGCCCAAAGTAATGATCCCCAACTGTTTCATTGGAATAATTTGGTTCTCTTTAGTACCATGAGGTGAGCTGCGTTTTGTGTCTGCAGATGAAGTCATTATGTACAAAACAAGTCGTTAACATGCAATGTCACATTCACGCACTTGTTTGCAAGAACAGAATTCCAGTACTTCAGAACCTCTATTCAACCTAGAGTCTTGGCGGCTGCACTTGGAATTTCAGTATTGGTTATGCCATTCCTGCTGAAACGAACCACTTTATTTGTCTTGATGCAGGTTGCCAGAGGTACTGCAGCTGCCAGTACAGCTGTCACCCTGAAATCTTGCCTGTTTGGCAGCTTGAACGTCTCATCAGTGTAATGCAGCCTTAGTCCGACTAGCCGACAGGCTAAATCCATTCTCCTTGCCACTTAGTGAGTTGATGATCAGACATGTCTACAATATTTGCAGTTCCATTTCCTTTCAGTTTAGTGTTGATCTCTGGCATTTTAGGTTTCATTGATAACATTTTCCAAGCACTGTAAGTAGAACTGTACTGCATTGTTTTTCATCTCCACAGGTTCTCCCATACCACCATCTCAGTCTCCACAGTCACTTTTGATGGGCGCGAGGTTGCAGAGTGCTCCTACTCTCACAGATATTTACCAAAACAAGCAGAAGCTCAGAAAGCAGCATTCGGACCCAGTATGCCCATCCTATGCTGGATATGGCTACAGTCATTCTCCACAACCAAGCAGGCCAGGTAGCCTGGGAACATCACCTACCAAACATACGGGATCGTCACCTCGGAGTTCAGACTGGCTGTTCAAAACTCCGTTGCCAACAATCATCGGCTCTCCTACTAAGGTTTGTTAAGTTTGCCACTGTCAGTAACACATGAAGTGGTAACACACTGCTTGAAACAATTCCTAACAATATTTTGGGGTTCTAACCTTGGATTTTGTGTGTTCTTTGTCTTGATTTTTAAAGGCAACAGCTCCTTTCAAAATACCTAAAACTCAAGCGTCCTCAAACTTGATGGCCCTAGCTAATCGCCAGGGCTCAGCAGATACACCCTTGCAGCCTAAAGACATCGCTGACCCGAGAGATTTCGCACACTTCCACTTGACCCAAGGAGGTGAAAAGCAGGCAGGGGAACAGCACAGTAAAACTACGTTTGGCAGGTAGGCATTGTAGTATTTATAAGCTGTAAAGTTGGGTAGGTAACTCGTCACAAAAATGTACATTGCAAGCAGCAACTTGGAGAGGAAGAACATGTGAAAAAAGAGCTGTGAGGAGATGCTGAGGCTTGGTGTATACAGCAGAAACATTTTGTACTGTGTATAAATATAGCACGGACTTCCTGAAGCACTTTATGTTGCTGTCTAGTTCCCTTTTGTTTTGATTATCTGAATATGGAATTTTCATTGCCTCTGTGAAGCCTGTTCAGTTTTTGCTCGAAAATCTACATGACAAAATttgcaatataattttttttaagagagaaaggTCTCTATTTTTGTGGTTAGCTCTATTTCAGTAGGTCCATGATGAATAGCGAGATTTCAAgactttctgtgcttttgttgAAGAATTCTCTGTAATACCAAGAATCTGAAAGTCATCCTTCATTGCAAGTTCGGTAGGAAGAAATTACTGAAGAACTTTGTTGTGAATTCATACGTTTTTCTGTCTAGGTCTGTTAGTACTGGGAAGCTATCGGATCAACAGGTAAAGACTACCCTTGGTGGCCAGTTATATCAAGGCAGTACAGACAGCCTCAATACAGAGCGACCAATGGATACAGGTAAGGAGCAGATTGATACATCCAAGCTGTCTTTATGTGCTAGGTGTTTTATGGAGTGCCAGGTAGATATAGTTCTGCTTCCAACTTCCAATAGTTGGTTCTGACAATTTTTAGCCTCAGTACAGCaggctttttttaatctttaaggGGATATGTTCCATATCTTTAGCATAGCTTTAAAAATAACTGAGACAGGAAAATACCTTATTTCTGTGCTAAACACAGAAATATCTCAGCTGCCTATACTGACTAGAGGGgtttgggtgttttgggtttggttttatttttaataaaacatttgtgGCTGTTTAATTTCCTAATTCCACCTTGTTTTCATATGAAAGCTAGTTTATGTAATTCTGggtcatttttttgtttcttctccctctcccagctTATCCCTTGTCCCAGATGGCTACCAGGAGTTCTCCACTTGGTTTTGAGCAGATGGAAGTTCTGCAGACAAGGGCTGGTCTTTAGCCTCCAGACCTGTCATGGTCTGCTTTTAGAATTTTTCTGGTCTATCTTTTGCTGCCGGACTGGTGTTGTCCTCAGGCTCTCGGAGAGAGCCTCTGTTGCTCTGTTCTAGGCAAGGGTAGAACAGAGAGAGGTTCAAAGCAACAGGATATATGAAGAATGCATCTTGACTCTTTCTGTGTATCGCCAAGCTGTCCACTCAGCTTGTTTTATTTGCTGTCAGAACTTCTAACGAGTCCAAGTCTTGGATCTACTCAAAGCGTGTTGTGTTGCAGTGCTCCAATTTGCTGCGTATAATTACTTATTGGTTATGATTTTATGTAATAGGGACTAACTTGCTGaaattttctcttccagctccGGCAGGGGCCTATGGAATTGCAATGGCACCTCCTTCCATGGGAAGTGGGGCAAGTTCTCGGGCTGTCATGTTTACTGTTGGGTCCCCTCCAAGCAGTGCCACCCCTCCTACCTGCACCCATATGGTCCTCAGAACAAGAACCACCTCAGGTAAGACTTTTCCTGGCCGCTGTGGACTGCTGCCAAATGCAATATTTAGGCTTGCCCACTTCTTGGGCCAGTAATGTACCTACTGCCTTGTGCAGTAGGTCCTCCAGGCCATACAGTAAAAGTGCCCTGTAAAGTAGAGATTAACAGCAGATGACTTCTGCCTTTTCTCTCCTAAAGAGAGGTCCGGAAGCATGGATTTACAATGCAGCAGTGTGTAGCATCCTGTGTACACAGCTTTACTCCACCACATGGGAGTGTAATAGATTTCTGTGACAAAGGTGGAGAGGAAAAGTTAGATTTCTGATTCTGCATTTTTGCCTGCTGCTGTGCATTGTACCAGAAACAATACTCAAGGGATGTGAGCTGACTGCATTTTGGCATGCCAGCAATGTTGCCAAGTATCAGAGATCTCAAGGTAAAGGCATTCAGCTGCTCAGGATGAGCAGGGGTCTGCAGCAGTGTGCTTTTGTGAACTATTAGCACAACCTTTGGTCTGTACTGTTGGACTTTCTGCCTTGGAATCCTTGTCAGCCATTTTCCAGAATCTGTAGTATAAATTGTCACTGTTGATTTAAGGTGTGGCCTTTGCATTCTCTACAGAGCGATGCAAGGAACAATGAGGAGAGCCTCCCAAGAGTGAATTTGTGATGACTACTGATTTGTCAGTTGCTGTCAtctgcagccccagcgctgcaAGATGGAACAACCTATTAGACTGAATGTGTGTGTTATTTTTCTTGTAGTTGGATCAAACAGTTCTGGAGGGTCTCTCTGCTCTACTAGTGGCCGTGTATATATGGGCTCTCCTCCTGGTATTTATATGGGTTCTTCTCCTCCGGGAGCCGAGGCAGCTCCGAGTCTGAAGTACATGCCTTATGGTACTTCGCCTCCCAGCTTAGAGGGCTTTATCACTTTTGAAGCTCCCGAATTGCCTGAGGAAACTTTAATGGAGGTATAGAAAAAATGATTTAATGTTTTATAATGTATAATGCTGCTAAAACAGAGACATGGTAAAAACAGGACTGCCTAAGGCACTTCATAGGTTCCTTTTCGCTATCTCACGTATTCCTTTTTAAGAGCTTGAGAGTATTCCTGTATCAATTGTGGCCAATTTCTCTTTGGTGGTTATTCCTGGCATTTCATGTATCTGAATAGGTAACCGAAGGAACACGACTGCTTTTGTTCACCAGAGCCTTCCAAAGAGGCCTCTGTTTTAATGCCAAGTCTCTGGCTGTGGGTGCTGACAGTAGCAGTGTCCCTCTGGGCATTCTTTTTAACTGCATCTTCACAGTCAGTGGATGACATTAAATCCTACTTGTGGGAAGAGTGtcctatattttttaaaatgtgtggaGGAGCGAcactttaaaaacacaaaatggGGTgctctttcaccagaatgctatCCTTGGACTGCAAATTTCTCAAGACAgattgctgttctgttttctcattCACATCTTGCTGGAAGGTGTTTGGATCCCTATTGAATTTATATGTTATGACATGAATGTTTGACAGTACACTGTATTCTTCCCACAGATagagtttaaaatgtatttagacTTGCATTACTAATGAAAAGATTATAAACATTGCTAAGATGTCTTTGGTTAGTTTTGaaagctaactttttttttgagCAGAGACTATGCATGTAGTATCTGTTTTAGTCACCAAGAAGCAGTGAACTCCAATTGAAGTTGTTTAGTTTAAATTGTAAACTTTGGCAACAGCCACCTTTTAACACAATATAAATCTAGATCTAGTGTAAATTAGAGTGAAGAAGAGAAGTATGAAGCTTTAGATCAGTTCTCTTGTAGGTATCAAGTCTGTTATATAATAAAAGCCAAATGTTCCTCCTGGCTTCTTATACAAGTGCCAAGCATACTTTTGGGTTGCTGATAATATAATAACAAGAAATACGTCCCACTTGTGATTCCTTTAGTTGCTCAGGTTTCAACAAACATAGAACACCATGTCCCAATTCCTTTGGCTTTGTTGAAAGACTCTTAAATATAAGTTACAGTATCTTGAAATCATTAACGAAGAGAGAACAAGTGAAGTTGATCCGTTTGGAACCATTTGGTTTTGTTGTCCCTAGTGCTGGCTCTATTACGATGTGATGTCTGCATAGAATTGACATACCAAGAAATCCTCAAATGATTAGCAAGAGTTTTAAGTGTACTTGGTTGCCTCATGGCTTATAATGGTTAAATTATCATCTTTCCCACTGACAGAGAGAACATACAGATACACTGCGTCATCTAAACATGATGCTGACATTTACAGAATGCGTTCTGGATCTGACAGCAGTACGAGGAGGAAACCCAGACCTGTGTACTTCTGCAGTATCGCTGTACCAAATCCAAGAGAGCATAGTTGTTGATCAGATCAGCCAGCTGAGCAAAGAATGGGGGTAAGTATGCGGTCAAGTAGTATCAAGAGAGTTAGTGAATATTGAATACATCAAAAATGTATTCAGGCAAACTATGCCCCCATTTTGTTGGGAGTGATTGTTTTGCTGTATAGAACATTTTAtaggaatacattttttttaacaactgaagATAGATCAGAAAGATAGAGCGAAGGACAGAGACATCTGCTAGCAGACAAATAAAAGGACAGCGTTTTCTGGCCTGGGACATAAGTTGGGGAAAGCAGTGAGGAGTTCAGGCTTGAGGCGCAGTACAGCGTTTCTAAGCTTGGAAATTTGTGTACCAGCTTCTGTCAGTTCTGAGCCCTCAGCTGTTCCTGTTGACCAGGCTGAAGCAGTAGCACTGAGGTCgaggctgggaagggggaaggagtgTCCAAATTTGACCTTTTTTCAGTGGAACCAATCAGCCCCAATATAAAATCAAAAGCGAGGAAAAATATGAGAAATTTGGAGTGATGGGAAAGGGCAGTTCCACTTCCTGCCaccttcctgaaagaaaaaaaaaaaacaacaacaaaaaacccaacaaaaaaatccctgcaaaGCATTTGCTTTTCGCAGCTGAGAATTCCAGGGGCACAGGAAATGGCGCTGTGAGAGAAGTACACCCAGTCACTTGTGGCAAAACGTTGACCTCGGGCAGTTAGTCCCCACAAAGAAgtgttcctttttaaaatgtctaCACGAAAGCAGTTTGTATTTGCTGCTGCAGCTACCAGATGAGCAGATGTACTCTCAACCCGTGACAGACTGTTTGTGAAGGGAAAGGAGGGGTGGAGTTGCATTTTAAACATCTGgcttcctttgctgctgctgctgggccctGTGTACGGTTGTGATTAAAATGTGATGTCTGCCCATGGCTTGAATGTGTTCAAGAAAGGTGTTTTGAtacataattactttttttttttcctcctccccttcctagACAAGTAGAGCAGCTGGTGTTATATATGAAAGCCGCCCAGTTACTAGCATCTTCGCTGCATCTTGCCAAAGCACAGGTCAAATCGGGAAAACTGAACCCATCCACCGCTGTTAAGCAAGGTAGATGCAACGTAATCTGATTTGCTTTGCTTGTGAATTTTCATTGCTGATGCATCACTCTGAAAGCTGAAGTTAcaacatttgtttgttttcttctgtacaAGAGAATTGTAGATATGTAGGATTGCACAATTCTGATAATGAACAAAAATACAGCTAGAAGCTCTTTAAGAAATGGGCAGTTATTAACTTGAAATGGATATTATTTGATACAGACTTAATCGTAGAAGTGGCAGAATAAATAAACATTAAAAGCACAAGTTTAAACAGATTGCTAGTTCTGGGAAAAGCTGAACTTCTGCTATGTTGTTGTTTTGAGGGGGGTGTtttctggggtggttttttttttgttttgttttgggtttttttgtttgttttttcatttattcttacCTTTCTTCCAGTTGTGAAAAGCCTCAACGAGAGATACAAGTTCTGTATTGGCATGTGCAAGAAATTGACGGAAAAGTTGAATCGTTTCTTTTCGGACAAGCAAAGGTTCATTGATGAAATCAACAGTGTGACTGCAGAGAAACTCATCTACAGCTGTGCTGTGGAAATGGTAAGTCACTGCTTTTACCAAAATGGTAGAACATGGAGATGAATTGCTTCCTTCTCTCGCATAGCTCTTCTGCATAGCCAGAAAATAGAATGTATATTTCCAGAATTCTGTTCATGATAATTTTTGTTAGTCTTTCACTCTCTTTGCTGCCCTGCCTTAACTGTGGCTAAAGTTCCTGGCAGATACTGTTCCTCGGGGACATTTCCCCTATATCAGCACATTTGGTCCATAAAGACCAGGAAGTGAACTCCTAAGCCACACAGCCCTGTGCACTGAAGTCTCACCCAGTAAGGCTTACTAAAGCATAGAAGCAACAGAAGTAGCTTCATCAATCTGCCAGGTCAATTGGAGGAACATCAGCCTGTCCATACAAAGCAAAAACAGTAGCAAACATGTGGAAGCTTTTTCATGTAATTGATAAACTTGATATCTGCCATAGAGCAGATGCAGTAACCATACAGGAAACTCAACTGCTTTTTTGGCAAGGGAAGTATGTTTTTTTAACATTAGGTGTCACACAAAAGATACTGGTAGATATTGTGCTTAACCGCAATAATGGTGTCGTCATGCACAATTAATTTGTCTTCTTTACAAGAGCATGTAGATACAAGAACAAGCATATTTATTCATATGTTATTGTAACACACGTAAACACAAAAGATCAAAAGGTGCTTTTACTGCTTGTATGTGCAGAATATCCTTAGCTAATGCAGCACAGGCGCTGTATTCTCTCAGGCTTCATTTTGTTGTATTACAGTTAGAAAAACAGATCAGCTAAATTAAGGCTCAAGAATAATTTCTTAATGACAGTTTTATATCCTTCATTTTGAATTTTTCATTCTATTACTTGCCTAACGCAGTTTATGCAACTAAATCTCCTGAATGATTCCAGGTTCAGTCAGCAGCTCTGGATGAGATGTTTCAGCAAACGGAAGATATTACATATCGATACCACAAAGCAGCCTTGCTGCTGGAAGGACTGTCTAAAATACTGCAAGACCCTGCAGATATAGAAAATGTACACAAGTGTAAGTTTATGTTGAATAATGAAAATATGGAAAATTAAATGGAAGTAATGCATTGGAAAGTAACACTGAAGTCATCACCTATTTTTTACCCCTCTCTGTTTGCAGATAAATCTAGCATTGAGCGAAGGCTTTCCGCACTTTGCTATAGCACAGTGGCTGTGTATGAGCAGTAGGAATATCCCAAGGACCAGATGGTGTGAACATAAGGGACCACATCAGTGATACTGCACTTTTTTCACTACAGCTTAATTGTTGTCCTTGTTCTGCCCCACGTGGAAGATGATTCTTACATTTCTGTGGTGACTACCAAAGAAATAGCAGCATATTCAAAGAGGAGAAATTCCAAAAGTACACTTGCCTTACTGATCcagcagcttctttttcttcctagcaacagaatttaaaagaatCTCTCTTCACACTTCAAACTGATCCTTGTACGTGTGCTTTGACTTGAATGatcagggttttttgttttcctcatgaGGCTTATAGAGAGTGGATCCTTCTGCATCAGGTACAAAAAGACATTTCCCTCAGAAGATACCCTCAAaagtttatgaaaaatatttttaagttgtcAGTAAAATGTGGCGGAGTGAATTTGGGAAACCCTAACCATGTGGAAGTGCTGTTCGAAGCTTTCGGGGCTAAGCTGGCTTGTATCGGAGCTCCCATGTTGTAGACATGGCTCAGCTGGTCGTATGAAAGGATGGCGAGAAAGCACACTTTACACGCGGGAAATGGTAATGGAAGAAATTGCACTCCATCTGTGCAAAATCCCCAGTGGGTTTTCAGCTGATGTGGATACAATTTGATGAtcttcttccaaaatattttgttttgcactAATTTACTAAAGCAACTGTATATTCATTTTTGAAGAACTATATAGACAAAGAGAAAGAAGGCACAATGGACTTGGCTGAATTTCATTTCAGTGTATATAAAATTCTTTTcagaatttcaaatgtagcttctaGAAGACTTTCAAGCAAACTGTAAAAACTTGTATTCATGTGAACCTTTCCATTTTATACCTATTTGTCTAATACTTGAGTAACTACTGCTCTGGACTTTCTCAGTAATAGTGATGTTGAGTTGCTGGTTGTTTGCTTTTTATATAGATTTGGTTGCATCTTTCGTTGTGCATGCGATACGTGCATTAATGCCTGCAGTCTCTAGGGTGTAATGACAGTTCTCTGTAGTTTGTTTCTTGGGCAGTATTACAATAAATACTGTAAACTGAAAGGTTCTGCAAGGAACCACGCAAAACCGGAAAATAATGTTGGGGTTTGAGATGCTGATAATTTGATGTAGAATATCTACATACTGTGTGTGAAAAATCAGGATTATTTTGTGTGCATTTTGGGGGAGAGGTGGGAAGCTTCATTTAGCCTTATAGGCATTATCATTTCAAGCATCCCATGAGATCATCAGGACAGTGATTTGCAAAGTACTTAGGCAGATCAGCTTCTCTGGAAATGGTTCCTGTACTTTATTTTGGGGACTTTTTTTGTTACTCAACTGCTTGAATACTTGAATAAACCATTCTCCAGGACAAAATCATTTTAATCCTCTTAAACACAGTGGTCTGAACTATTTGACAAAGTTGTACAGGGCTTACACATCAAAATACTGTTTCAGTGTTCGGATAACCATGTGTTTCCTTTACTTTGACAGAGTAATGTACTTTTTACCTTATTTATCTGTATGAAATTCCAACAGTTAATTTGAAAGTGTTTGTTTAtataatgtttgtatttttaggTCTTTAATACGGTGTTTCTACCTCTCCTTTGTAATTGCATGCATTATTCTTGAAACTAGGTAATAACTCACTGAACTGTTGTGTAATAGCCTTTTTATTATGGCCTGTATAAATGTATAATaaggtaaaaataaatactgaCACTAGAAGTGTTTCTATGGTAAAACcgagtttctgtgtctctgtaacCAAAAGCCAACAGTCTTAATGTCAAAAAACCGGGCTGTACTTGGCCAGTTAAAGCCGTTGCTGACCGTTCCCCCTCAGCAGCTGGACATGCCACCAGGGCAGGATGGGGCAGCTTACTCGAGTTCGTTATCTCTGGAGAGCTCTGGTACAAAGTGTCCCcagctttgttttctcttgctttaGGAAAGCAATTTaccttttttaaattcttttttttttttaaacttggattTGAAAACAAACATGTTGAGTAGGTTCCTGGGTAACAGCTGTATGTTCTTCAACAAGGTGCTTATTTGCTGCCTCCAGCAAAGAGGAGCTGTCTGGGCTGCCAAAACAGCATATACAGAGCGAACTGACAAAAACTGGCAGTAAGTTACAATTTCTATGCAACCTTTACAAAAAACAGGCTTTGTCCACCTTGTAGCTAATatcctctccccagctgaggtgTGCTGGGGCAGCTGGTATGTGGCTGTTGTACCTCTTAATTGTCCTATCAAATGTTTCccaatttattatttaaaaaacccCTACGCTTGTGACTGGCACATaaagaggatgaggaaggggtGAGCAGGGAATGCTAATGATATGTCTGAACACGAATCCAGGAACAAAGCAGAAGCCTTAATGCACAAGTCTAGGAGATAGGCTGCTTTTCCCAGGAACTCactgggttttgttgggttttcttttttttctcaggatTCAAGCTCATTCTCCTTCCACTCTTGCCAGCAAGCCTACAGCTGCACAaacaagaggagaagaaaagggctATTCTTGTTTGCTGTTTTCGGGAGGAGGAGACCAATGTTCATGGCCTGTCTTTCTGCATAAGCTCATTCCACAAAGATCCTGAAGCTGTTCTCTGTCTTCGGCTCCCCGCGCTGAACAGCAGGTGCTTGTTTCtaccaaatacttttttttagccttttgaAAGATAGAATTTGAAAGGAGATATTTGATGTGCTGCTTTTCTAGTTCCGCACTCCAGCATCTACTCAAGAGCACCATGTTCCATACTTGTTCCACTCTTTCCATAGTGTATAATGTCGACTGCGGAATCTAAACTGCGTTTTGATTCTGACATTTGCTGCTTTTTATAAGCAAGACATTGAACTCTGAGTCCTTCCTCTGATACAGAGAATGCAATCTAGTTCATTTAACTTGCAACTAAGGTACTAAGAATTATTCTGAGAAGCATTTTTCAGTTGAGAGGTGTAAGCTGTTCCTGGGACTCGCGAGGTTCTGCGtacttcttgctgctttctcaTACAGCAGTGTCAAGGTATTACCGTTGTCACCTCTGGGTTCAGAGGCAGTAGCTGTTGTTGTGATCCACTGGTGTCACAACACCGTGCAGCGTACA is from Opisthocomus hoazin isolate bOpiHoa1 chromosome 20, bOpiHoa1.hap1, whole genome shotgun sequence and encodes:
- the ULK2 gene encoding serine/threonine-protein kinase ULK2 isoform X1 → MMEVVGDFEYSKKDLIGHGAFAVVFKGRHRKKTDWEVAIKSINKKNLSKSQILLGKEIKILKELQHENIVALYDVQEMPNSVFLVMEYCNGGDLADYLQAKGTLSEDTIRVFLQQIAAAMRILHSKGIIHRDLKPQNILLSYASRRKSSVSGIRIKIADFGFARYLHSNMMAATLCGSPMYMAPEVIMSQHYDAKADLWSIGTVIYQCLVGKPPFQANSPQDLRMFYEKNRNLIPSIPRETSAYLADLLLGLLQRNQKDRMDFEAFFNHPFLDQISTIKKSCPVPVPTYAGSVSGSSCGSSPSCRFASPPSLPDMQHIQEENLSSPPLGPPNYLQVSKDSASTSSKNSSCDTDDFVLVPHNISSDHSYDMPLGAAGRRASSEFLMCGGQSPLTISGSSGTVQKPSSASTRSTASGTANRHCQPSMSPRSETVPIPVPTQLRNYQRIEQNLSSTASPVSNPHGSPRSGVVRRSNTSPMGFMKMGSCSPVPADTAQGVGRRLSTGSSRPYSPSPLVGTIPEQLGHCCCGQLQGHESRSRNFSGSPIPPSQSPQSLLMGARLQSAPTLTDIYQNKQKLRKQHSDPVCPSYAGYGYSHSPQPSRPGSLGTSPTKHTGSSPRSSDWLFKTPLPTIIGSPTKATAPFKIPKTQASSNLMALANRQGSADTPLQPKDIADPRDFAHFHLTQGGEKQAGEQHSKTTFGRSVSTGKLSDQQVKTTLGGQLYQGSTDSLNTERPMDTAPAGAYGIAMAPPSMGSGASSRAVMFTVGSPPSSATPPTCTHMVLRTRTTSVGSNSSGGSLCSTSGRVYMGSPPGIYMGSSPPGAEAAPSLKYMPYGTSPPSLEGFITFEAPELPEETLMEREHTDTLRHLNMMLTFTECVLDLTAVRGGNPDLCTSAVSLYQIQESIVVDQISQLSKEWGQVEQLVLYMKAAQLLASSLHLAKAQVKSGKLNPSTAVKQVVKSLNERYKFCIGMCKKLTEKLNRFFSDKQRFIDEINSVTAEKLIYSCAVEMVQSAALDEMFQQTEDITYRYHKAALLLEGLSKILQDPADIENVHKYKSSIERRLSALCYSTVAVYEQ
- the ULK2 gene encoding serine/threonine-protein kinase ULK2 isoform X2, which produces MPNSVFLVMEYCNGGDLADYLQAKGTLSEDTIRVFLQQIAAAMRILHSKGIIHRDLKPQNILLSYASRRKSSVSGIRIKIADFGFARYLHSNMMAATLCGSPMYMAPEVIMSQHYDAKADLWSIGTVIYQCLVGKPPFQANSPQDLRMFYEKNRNLIPSIPRETSAYLADLLLGLLQRNQKDRMDFEAFFNHPFLDQISTIKKSCPVPVPTYAGSVSGSSCGSSPSCRFASPPSLPDMQHIQEENLSSPPLGPPNYLQVSKDSASTSSKNSSCDTDDFVLVPHNISSDHSYDMPLGAAGRRASSEFLMCGGQSPLTISGSSGTVQKPSSASTRSTASGTANRHCQPSMSPRSETVPIPVPTQLRNYQRIEQNLSSTASPVSNPHGSPRSGVVRRSNTSPMGFMKMGSCSPVPADTAQGVGRRLSTGSSRPYSPSPLVGTIPEQLGHCCCGQLQGHESRSRNFSGSPIPPSQSPQSLLMGARLQSAPTLTDIYQNKQKLRKQHSDPVCPSYAGYGYSHSPQPSRPGSLGTSPTKHTGSSPRSSDWLFKTPLPTIIGSPTKATAPFKIPKTQASSNLMALANRQGSADTPLQPKDIADPRDFAHFHLTQGGEKQAGEQHSKTTFGRSVSTGKLSDQQVKTTLGGQLYQGSTDSLNTERPMDTAPAGAYGIAMAPPSMGSGASSRAVMFTVGSPPSSATPPTCTHMVLRTRTTSVGSNSSGGSLCSTSGRVYMGSPPGIYMGSSPPGAEAAPSLKYMPYGTSPPSLEGFITFEAPELPEETLMEREHTDTLRHLNMMLTFTECVLDLTAVRGGNPDLCTSAVSLYQIQESIVVDQISQLSKEWGQVEQLVLYMKAAQLLASSLHLAKAQVKSGKLNPSTAVKQVVKSLNERYKFCIGMCKKLTEKLNRFFSDKQRFIDEINSVTAEKLIYSCAVEMVQSAALDEMFQQTEDITYRYHKAALLLEGLSKILQDPADIENVHKYKSSIERRLSALCYSTVAVYEQ